From the genome of Homalodisca vitripennis isolate AUS2020 chromosome 8, UT_GWSS_2.1, whole genome shotgun sequence, one region includes:
- the LOC124367901 gene encoding putative phospholipase B-like lamina ancestor produces the protein MLKVVGASWVQTRITLFTLAAVTVVGLLTYYYGGVIPSSHDGNYAATVYWSRTTGFRLHFWGQNNEPVAVRKGVARAYYRPDMTTDGWASIEVETLDSYPDSVQAHAAGLLEGSLSWQLIYYHWKNTIERTCEDRQDFCEQARIILDQNSVNIREKAKSLDETDPFWHQINLFYEQLDGIEVGWRYAVDRSRKDFDIPHQDFLWMNMACDLRDLELMYNSSLENNPHRPLSMALLKIDPGDSTQFLLAHASSSFYSAMLRVQKRYHFGFHMTGKSGTRAVVPGRVVTFTSYPGTIHSQDDFYQVSGTGTPLTVSGTAIKNLNPNLWAQAEVTTQVFMGPRVMAANRVAHNGSHWSQLVSKSYSGTGNKQWLVVQSTGGTPGVRLWVTEQVPGLTRSEEQTKRLNTTGYWASCGVPFYRDILNMSGNIMSAYQLSNPVAEVLSMGQANVTDLESLVELMRSPDLTLVGRSDLSLDDIHQLEMEYQSRFLRSTTEQDMTNEIVDSRENQDNDQEKRTPPHFVHNVRELFNTIISKKKLSEELRQMEDNNNDTSEEIRVAEELPEIDSIITKRKVFDTDESKILPLREFSGVIDLKVSKKDGFLAAAGPPFSVDHGAVVVQPFQWSKSLIKDLPHVGQADVWNFGPVEPKWVWN, from the exons ATGTTGAAAGTGGTCGGGGCTTCGTGGGTACAGACGAGGATAACTCTCTTCACTCTAGCAGCTGTTACCGTCGTAGGCCTGCTCACCTACTACTATGGTGGTGTTATTCC GTCGTCACATGACGGGAATTACGCAGCGACGGTCTACTGGTCTCGCACGACCGGGTTCCGGCTGCACTTCTGGGGTCAGAACAACGAGCCTGTAGCTGTCCGCAAGGGTGTGGCTAGGGCATACTACCGCCCGGACATGACCACAGACGG GTGGGCAAGCATCGAGGTAGAGACGCTAGACAGCTACCCCGACTCGGTGCAGGCCCACGCAGCAGGTCTGCTTGAGGGTAGCCTGTCGTGGCAACTGATATACTATCACTGGAAAAACACCATCGAGCGGACCTGTGAAGACCGTCAGGATTTCTGTGAGCAGGCTAGAATTATCCTTGATCAAAATTCAGTTAACATCAGAGAAAAGGCCAAAAGCCTGGACGAAACAGACCCATTCTGGCATCAG ATTAATCTGTTCTACGAACAGCTGGATGGGATTGAAGTCGGATGGCGTTATGCCGTGGATAGAAGTCGTAAAGACTTCGACATTCCACACCAAGACTTCTT ATGGATGAACATGGCTTGTGACCTGAGAGACCTGGAACTGATGTACAACTCGTCACTCGAGAATAACCCCCACAGACCACTAAGCATGGCTCTTCTTAAAATAGACCCTGGTGACTCGACACAATTCTTATTAGCTCACGCATCTTCTTCATT TTACAGTGCTATGCTGCGTGTCCAGAAACGGTACCACTTTGGGTTCCACATGACTGGCAAGAGTGGTACTAGAGCTGTTGTTCCGGGCCGGGTGGTAACCTTCACCTCGTACCCTGGCACCATTCACTCTCAGGACGATTTCTACCAGGTGTCTGGCACCGGTACTCCACTTACTGTATCTGGCACCGCCATCAAGAACCTCAACCCCAACCTCTGGGCCCAAGCTGAAGTCACAACTCAG GTGTTCATGGGTCCACGGGTAATGGCTGCTAACCGGGTGGCCCACAACGGCTCACATTGGAGCCAGCTGGTCTCAAAGAGCTACAGTGGTACAGGCAACAAGCAGTGGCTGGTGGTGCAGTCTACGGGTGGTACTCCGGGAGTGCGTCTGTGGGTGACAGAGCAAGTCCCGGGGTTAACACGCAGCGAGGAACAGACAAAGCGCCTCAACACAACCGGTTATTGGGCCAGTTGTGGCGTGCCATTCTACCGG GATATTCTGAATATGAGTGGCAACATCATGTCGGCATACCAGTTGTCCAATCCTGTAGCCGAAGTCCTGTCGATGGGTCAGGCCAACGTGACCGACCTTGAGTCTCTGGTGGAGCTGATGCGCAGCCCGGACCTGACGTTGGTGGGGCGCAGTGACCTGAGCCTCGATGACATCCACCAGCTGGAAATGGAGTACCAAAGTCGCTTCTTGAGATCCACCACCGAACAAGATATGACTAACGAAATCGTTGACTCTCGTGAAAACCAAGATAACGATCAGGAGAAGAGAACGCCACCCCATTTTGTTCACAATGTGCGGGAACTCTTCAACACTATAATATCGAAGAAGAAGCTCTCTGAAGAACTTAGACAAATGGAGGACAACAATAACGATACTAGTGAAGAAATCCGGGTGGCGGAGGAGTTGCCGGAAATTGACTCGATAATAACTAAACGGAAAGTTTTTGATACTGACGAGAGTAAGATATTACCACTAAGAGAATTTTCTGGCGTAATTGACCTTAAGGTTTCGAAAAAAGATGGATTTCTTGCGGCAGCAGGACCACCGTTCAGTGTAGACCATGGGGCAGTGGTGGTTCAACCGTTTCAGTGGTCCAAAAGCCTCATCAAGGACCTCCCTCATGTGGGACAGGCTGATGTGTGGAATTTCGGACCCGTTGAACCAAAATGGGTTTGGAATTAA